Part of the Aquamicrobium lusatiense genome is shown below.
CCGATAGACGAAGCGCAGGCGCAACCCGCGCCGTCGTTCCCATTCGCCGGGGGTGATACTTCCGCCGCGGAGGGACTTGCCTGCCGCAGGCAGCGGGATCGCCAGCCAGAAGCCATTCTTCGAGCGGATCAGCGGCCCTGTGTCATGGGCGCCGACGATCACCGGGGCCTTGGACCAGACCAGCGCCGCCGCATCCAGGCTTTCGCCCGACCTCGGGAAGTTGGCGAGCCGGATCGAGTTGGCCAGCCGTGTGCCGAGCCCCGCGCCGGTGATCTGCAGCCGCCATGCGGACTTCAGCCCGGTTCCGGCCTCGCGCATGGCGGCGGTCACCGCGCGTTCGCCCGCCGCGACCTCGGCGGCCATCATCGCGACGATGTCGGGATCAATGTCGAGCTTCAGCTTCATGGCCATCACGCGGGCCTCAGATCGACGGTCCAGACGAGCCGCTCGCGGTCGCGGACGGGCTCGCCCTGGATGAGGAAGGCGTCCCCGTCGATCTCGATACGGTCGCCGGGGCGCGGGTTCGCCACCTCGGCGACGCGCAGGTCGATGCGGGTGGTCTCGGACCAGAGCCGTGCGTCGCCGAAGTCGGTGACCGCGTCCGCGCGCCGGGCCACGACACGCACCAGTACGGGCGCGCCACCGTCGGCGATGTAGACCGCGTCCCGGCCGATATTCGGATCGGCGAAGAGCGCGCCAACGGCGGCGGCGAAGGCGCTCATCAGAACGTCGCGTTCAACCGCACCCGGCCGACGGTGTCACCCGCGCCGCTCGCCACCGCCTCGAACGCCACGCCGATGAGGATGTTGTCGGTTGCGACCGTGGTGCAGCGCTTGTTGGTGTCGTCCCAGTAGACCTTGGCGCCGACGGTCCAGGCCTGGCTGCCAACCTTGGTGATGTCGAAGACGCCGACGAGCGCGGTCTCGACGGGCTCGGCGAGGGCGGCGTCTCCGGCGGCGATGCCGAAGATGGAGCCGACGAGCAGCCCATCGCCGGAGGCGACGGCATAGGGCGCGGTCAGGGTGATGGTGTTGCCGGGCTGGACGTAGTTTTTCATGGGGAGGGTCCTCGTGGAAAGACGAAGGGCGGCCCGATTGGACCGCCCGCGTGTCAGGGTTCAGCATGGGGTGCGGGTTACGCGCCCGGGTTCTTGTAGAGGCCGCGCCAGTCGATGGCCTTGGCGCCGAAGTCGAGACGGCACTTGATCTCGACGCCGTCGACGTCGAAACCGTTGCGGGTCTCGATGTAGGCACCCTGCTGGCCCTCGAGATAGGCGTACTCGATGGTGTCGATCTGGTTCGGGCTGGCCGCCAGGTACCACGCAGTCTCGCTGGCGGCGTCGAGCCGGGGCTCGCTGATCGGCGCGAGGGTGCGGATCGACTGCGGCACCACGTTCCCGCTGGACGCGGGCACGAGATTCTGGGCGACCAGCTGCTCGGCCTTCAGTTCCAGCGAGGCGGGCACGATCAGGAAGGCGGGGCGGACGTTCAGCACCGTCTTCTTGTCGAGGCCGGTCTGCTTGGCCATCGCTGCGCGCGCCGCGCCCACCGCATCGACCGCCAGCGCCGCGCCGGTGCCCGCGAGGTTCTTGTGGGTGGTGTGGAACAGCGCGTTGCCGTCGGCCATCGCCGGGTTGGCGGTGATGATGCCCCAGACCACATCCGACTCGAGCTGCGCGATGGAGTTGCCGTACATCGCCGGGATCCGCGTGAACGCGTCGAGATCGTCGTTGATCAGCGTCTGACGGGTGATCGCCACCACCCGGCCATAGGTCTTGACCTTGTAGCTCTCCTTGCTCTCGCCCAGCGTGCCGCGCTTGAACTCGCCGCTTTCGCCGACCTCGAGCAGCTGCGGCGCTTCGCCGAGCTGGACCCGGTGCATCGCCTTGAAGTCGGTGGCGAGCACCTGGCGGCAGAACAGCATGAAGGTGCGGGGATAGGCCTCGTAGGCCTGCCGCAGGGTCTTGTTGGTCACCGCCGACAGGATCTCGGGGAAGTCCGAGGTCGAATGCAGGGCCCGCGTCGCCACCTCGTCGCGCGAGAGGCCGCGCGTGTTCACCCCGGCATTGCCGAGGCTTTCGCGGGCCAGTTCCAGCAGCGTCATGCCGCGATACTGCCGGGCGGCGTCCTCCAGCTGGAACAGCGTCGGGCTGTAGCGGTGCAGCAGCGCGTTCGCCACCGCGTCGCGGCGGGTGATGCGCTCGTCCCGGCCGCCGAGCGGGACGGAGACATGGCCGAAGGTCCG
Proteins encoded:
- a CDS encoding DUF6441 family protein, encoding MAMKLKLDIDPDIVAMMAAEVAAGERAVTAAMREAGTGLKSAWRLQITGAGLGTRLANSIRLANFPRSGESLDAAALVWSKAPVIVGAHDTGPLIRSKNGFWLAIPLPAAGKSLRGGSITPGEWERRRGLRLRFVYRRTGPSLLVAEGRLNTKGQAVASRSKTGRRKVTAPIFLLVPQVKLPKRLDLARDAERAHETVPGLIVANWVEVRL
- a CDS encoding head-tail joining protein, whose protein sequence is MSAFAAAVGALFADPNIGRDAVYIADGGAPVLVRVVARRADAVTDFGDARLWSETTRIDLRVAEVANPRPGDRIEIDGDAFLIQGEPVRDRERLVWTVDLRPA
- a CDS encoding DUF2190 family protein → MKNYVQPGNTITLTAPYAVASGDGLLVGSIFGIAAGDAALAEPVETALVGVFDITKVGSQAWTVGAKVYWDDTNKRCTTVATDNILIGVAFEAVASGAGDTVGRVRLNATF
- a CDS encoding prohead protease/major capsid protein fusion protein, with product MDTMIELPAMRRSAELAPNTADADSRTVEVVWSAGARVRRATFFGEPYDEELSLDPAHVRLDRLNAGAPFLKVHELDTLDAVIGSVVPGSARIENGRGIALVRISERADVEPIWRDIQDGHIRAVSIGYQVHRFEVSKPEAARELWRAVDWTPFEVSAVAVGADPAAGFRAQHPLHDCVLHRRDAPSSTKGPIPMTDKTQTPASDAATPATTQPTAPVETEDTTMTEPKPAAPDPKVAASETRDQPKTQATPAPDTEAVATRAREAERDRVSTIYDLAGRLNLERGFADDLVKRGVSVDESRRLILDQVAAKSDETRTFGHVSVPLGGRDERITRRDAVANALLHRYSPTLFQLEDAARQYRGMTLLELARESLGNAGVNTRGLSRDEVATRALHSTSDFPEILSAVTNKTLRQAYEAYPRTFMLFCRQVLATDFKAMHRVQLGEAPQLLEVGESGEFKRGTLGESKESYKVKTYGRVVAITRQTLINDDLDAFTRIPAMYGNSIAQLESDVVWGIITANPAMADGNALFHTTHKNLAGTGAALAVDAVGAARAAMAKQTGLDKKTVLNVRPAFLIVPASLELKAEQLVAQNLVPASSGNVVPQSIRTLAPISEPRLDAASETAWYLAASPNQIDTIEYAYLEGQQGAYIETRNGFDVDGVEIKCRLDFGAKAIDWRGLYKNPGA